One genomic region from Nostoc sphaeroides encodes:
- a CDS encoding GAF domain-containing protein gives MTSNPEQDLPLCRHEESLLRRITNRIRRSLEFEEIITVTTAEVRSLLKTERVMIYKFHADGSGQVIAESIYNNHLPSLLGLNFPAEDIPLTARELFIKSRMCSFVNADTQQIGQIHLRDLDNGETLSEEIRYRPVDSCHLEYLTAMGVKSSLVAPILYQDQLWGLLVSHNSQGQLISEYDLEAVQMVVEQLSVAIAQSTLLTQVRKTGEREAIVNRIATLLHSLPTIVLQPALEAAVAAFNGVGGRLCIRNAGVDSHNGNVTSLTECLIPGNTCIKLYICGQQPVMPQTIYPLIEQYSIWQEHNKSSNYDIWAILDIYNTPGLRSLQPVFQPTKIRSMLMIPLVYRQQLLGYLSIFRNEVDRETIWAGQYDSDQRQLYPRRSFEAWRESKKAQAQKWTVEEIELARNLGKHFASAVQQYELHQQVQTFNENLEKQVKRRTVELKRTAEQEQAVFKVIAEIRESLDTDTIFQTTTKEVCQLIKADRVSVYRFNSNWGGEFVGDFEAASPYWSNESELGVNTIWNDTYLQDTQGGRYRNNETFAVDDIYKMGFNQCHIDNLEQFQIHAFVLAPIFVGQKLWGLLATYQHTGPRQWKASEVNFLSQIAGQMGVALQQADLLTQTRQQTLILQQTAEQQRVLFEVVAKVRESLDLDAIFQTTTQEICKSLQADRVAVYRFQADWSGEYIAEFVNDGWVKLVSDTNTVWQDSYLQETQGGRYRHNETFAIADIYQAGHSECHVEVLEQIQARAYAIAPIFIGQQLWGLLAAYQNSAPRHWEASEIKFITQIANQLGVALQQAQLHNQTKEQTQKLTQALHDLKQTQTQLIQTEKMSSLGQLVAGIAHEINNPVNFIYGNINHVNDYAEDLLSILDLYLHTAPNPSPEIRDRALEIDLEFLIEDLPKTLSSMKIGIDRIRQIVLSLRNFSRLDQAEMKPVNIHEGIDSTLLILQHRLKAKPESPAIKLVKEYSNLPLVECYAGPLNQVFMNVLSNAIDALEDYRESQSNLDTDQITICTALGELEGNVKSVVIRIKDNGPGIPEALKARICDPFFTTKPVGKGTGLGLSISYQIVVDKHGGVFKCDSVPGLGTEFWIEIPIKQITKS, from the coding sequence ATGACCTCCAACCCTGAACAAGATTTGCCGTTATGTCGTCATGAAGAAAGTTTATTACGCCGCATTACAAACCGTATCCGGCGAAGCTTAGAGTTTGAAGAAATTATCACAGTGACAACGGCAGAAGTGCGATCGCTCTTAAAAACTGAGCGAGTGATGATTTACAAATTTCATGCCGACGGTAGCGGTCAGGTAATTGCTGAGTCAATTTATAACAATCATTTGCCGTCACTACTGGGGCTGAATTTCCCTGCTGAGGATATTCCACTCACTGCCCGTGAGCTATTTATCAAATCACGGATGTGTTCTTTTGTCAATGCTGATACTCAACAGATTGGCCAAATTCACCTGCGTGACTTGGATAATGGAGAAACTCTATCAGAAGAAATTCGTTACCGCCCTGTAGATTCCTGCCATCTTGAATATTTGACGGCAATGGGGGTAAAGTCCTCTCTAGTAGCGCCTATTCTCTATCAAGATCAACTTTGGGGACTACTGGTGTCTCATAATTCCCAAGGGCAGTTGATTTCAGAATATGACCTGGAAGCAGTACAAATGGTAGTCGAGCAGTTGTCAGTAGCGATCGCTCAAAGTACCCTACTCACTCAAGTCCGCAAAACAGGAGAACGAGAAGCGATCGTTAACCGCATTGCTACCCTACTACATTCATTACCAACGATTGTATTACAACCAGCCCTAGAAGCGGCTGTTGCTGCCTTTAATGGCGTTGGTGGACGGCTTTGCATTAGAAATGCAGGTGTTGATTCCCATAATGGCAACGTCACCAGCTTAACAGAATGCTTGATACCAGGAAACACTTGTATCAAGCTTTATATCTGTGGACAGCAACCTGTGATGCCACAAACTATATATCCACTAATAGAGCAGTATAGTATCTGGCAAGAACACAACAAGTCTAGTAACTACGATATTTGGGCGATTTTAGATATATATAATACTCCCGGCTTGCGAAGTTTGCAACCTGTTTTTCAACCAACTAAAATTCGCAGCATGTTGATGATCCCACTTGTGTATCGTCAGCAGTTGCTGGGGTATTTAAGTATTTTTCGCAACGAAGTAGATAGAGAAACCATCTGGGCGGGGCAGTATGACAGCGATCAAAGGCAATTGTACCCCAGGCGATCGTTTGAGGCTTGGCGCGAATCTAAAAAAGCACAAGCTCAAAAATGGACGGTTGAAGAAATTGAACTGGCTAGAAACCTCGGTAAACACTTTGCTTCAGCAGTTCAGCAATATGAACTACACCAACAAGTCCAAACCTTCAATGAAAATTTAGAAAAACAAGTTAAAAGGCGCACAGTTGAGTTAAAACGGACAGCTGAACAAGAACAGGCTGTGTTTAAAGTTATTGCCGAGATTCGGGAATCTCTTGACACAGATACCATTTTTCAAACTACTACTAAGGAAGTTTGTCAATTAATCAAAGCCGATCGCGTTTCTGTTTATCGTTTCAATTCTAATTGGGGTGGTGAATTTGTCGGAGATTTTGAGGCTGCTAGTCCATACTGGTCGAATGAGTCTGAACTAGGTGTTAATACAATTTGGAATGATACCTACTTACAAGATACACAGGGAGGACGCTACCGCAACAATGAAACATTTGCAGTCGATGACATCTACAAGATGGGGTTTAATCAGTGTCATATCGACAATCTAGAACAGTTTCAAATTCACGCTTTTGTGCTGGCTCCGATTTTTGTTGGGCAAAAACTTTGGGGTTTATTGGCAACTTATCAACACACTGGCCCTCGCCAATGGAAAGCCTCTGAAGTTAACTTTCTCAGTCAAATTGCTGGTCAAATGGGCGTAGCACTCCAGCAAGCTGATTTACTCACTCAGACACGACAACAGACGTTAATTTTGCAACAAACAGCAGAACAACAACGGGTATTATTTGAAGTTGTTGCAAAAGTCAGGGAATCTCTTGATCTCGATGCGATTTTTCAAACAACCACCCAAGAAATCTGTAAATCACTACAAGCGGATCGAGTTGCAGTCTACCGCTTTCAGGCTGATTGGAGTGGTGAATATATCGCCGAATTTGTAAATGATGGCTGGGTAAAGTTAGTAAGTGATACTAATACAGTTTGGCAAGATAGCTATTTGCAGGAAACCCAAGGTGGGCGATATCGTCACAATGAAACTTTTGCAATTGCTGACATCTATCAAGCTGGTCACTCTGAGTGCCACGTTGAGGTTCTAGAGCAAATTCAGGCAAGAGCTTATGCGATCGCACCTATATTTATCGGGCAACAGCTATGGGGCTTACTAGCAGCTTACCAAAACTCTGCACCCCGCCATTGGGAAGCTTCGGAAATTAAGTTCATCACTCAAATTGCCAATCAGCTTGGGGTTGCACTTCAACAAGCGCAATTGCATAATCAAACCAAAGAGCAGACCCAAAAGCTGACTCAAGCTCTGCATGATTTAAAGCAAACTCAAACTCAACTGATCCAAACTGAGAAAATGTCCTCACTGGGTCAACTGGTAGCTGGTATTGCCCACGAAATTAATAACCCGGTGAACTTTATTTATGGCAACATCAATCATGTCAACGATTACGCCGAAGATTTACTCAGTATACTAGACCTCTATTTGCACACTGCCCCTAATCCTAGTCCTGAGATACGCGATCGCGCTTTGGAGATAGACTTAGAATTTCTGATCGAAGATTTGCCCAAAACTCTATCTTCCATGAAAATTGGAATTGATCGCATTCGGCAAATTGTCTTGAGTTTACGGAATTTCTCTCGCCTTGACCAGGCAGAAATGAAGCCAGTTAATATTCACGAAGGCATTGATAGCACCTTGCTAATTTTGCAGCATCGCTTGAAAGCAAAACCAGAAAGTCCGGCGATTAAATTAGTCAAAGAGTACAGCAACCTGCCCTTAGTAGAGTGCTATGCCGGGCCACTGAATCAGGTATTTATGAATGTTTTAAGCAATGCGATCGATGCTTTAGAAGATTACAGGGAATCTCAATCAAATCTTGATACCGATCAAATTACCATTTGTACTGCTCTTGGAGAGCTTGAAGGCAATGTTAAGAGCGTAGTAATTCGCATAAAAGACAATGGGCCAGGAATACCGGAAGCCCTAAAAGCAAGAATCTGCGATCCATTTTTCACTACCAAACCAGTAGGGAAAGGCACTGGCTTGGGGTTGTCAATAAGTTATCAGATTGTCGTAGATAAACATGGTGGTGTGTTTAAATGTGATTCTGTGCCGGGGTTAGGTACAGAATTTTGGATTGAAATTCCGATTAAACAAATCACAAAATCGTAG
- a CDS encoding TRC40/GET3/ArsA family transport-energizing ATPase, with product MRVILMTGKGGVGKTSVAAATGLRCAELGYQTLVLSTDPAHSLADSFDIELGHAPQKIRPNLWGAELDALQELEGNWGAVKRYITQVLQARGLDGIQAEELAILPGMDEIFGLVRMKRHYDEGEFDVLIIDSAPTGTALRLLSLPEVGGWYMRRFYKPFQNISVALRPLVEPFFRPIAGFSLPDKEVMDAPYEFYEQIEALEKVLTDNTQTSVRLVTNPEKMVIKESLRAHAYLSLYNVATDLIVANRIIPREVQDPFFQRWKESQEQYRQEIHDNFHPLPVKEVPLFSEEMCGLAALERLKETLYKDEDPTQVYYKETTMRVVQEQNQYSLEIYLPGIPKNQVQLSKSGDELNITIGNHRRNLVLPQALAALQPGGAKMEDDYLKIRFADNIKV from the coding sequence ATGCGTGTAATTTTAATGACCGGTAAAGGCGGCGTGGGCAAAACTTCCGTTGCTGCTGCAACTGGACTGCGTTGTGCGGAACTAGGCTATCAGACATTGGTTTTAAGTACAGATCCCGCTCATTCGCTGGCAGACAGTTTTGACATAGAACTGGGACATGCACCCCAAAAAATTCGCCCAAATCTGTGGGGTGCAGAATTGGATGCTCTACAAGAACTTGAGGGAAACTGGGGTGCGGTAAAACGTTACATTACCCAAGTTTTACAGGCAAGGGGTTTAGACGGCATACAGGCAGAAGAATTGGCAATTTTACCAGGCATGGATGAGATTTTTGGCTTGGTAAGGATGAAACGCCATTACGATGAGGGTGAATTTGATGTTTTAATTATCGACTCAGCCCCCACGGGCACTGCACTGCGTTTGCTGAGTTTACCTGAAGTCGGCGGCTGGTATATGCGCCGTTTTTACAAACCATTCCAAAACATCTCGGTAGCACTTCGCCCTCTAGTTGAACCTTTTTTTAGACCAATTGCTGGTTTTTCGCTACCAGATAAAGAGGTGATGGATGCACCTTATGAGTTTTATGAACAAATTGAAGCCCTGGAAAAAGTATTAACAGACAATACTCAAACTTCAGTGCGTCTGGTAACTAATCCCGAAAAGATGGTGATTAAAGAGTCTCTGCGGGCCCATGCTTATCTGAGTTTGTATAATGTTGCAACAGATTTAATTGTGGCTAATCGAATTATTCCCCGCGAAGTCCAAGACCCATTTTTCCAACGTTGGAAGGAAAGTCAGGAGCAATATCGCCAGGAAATTCATGATAATTTCCACCCTTTACCTGTGAAAGAAGTTCCCCTATTTTCTGAGGAAATGTGTGGTTTAGCTGCCTTAGAACGCCTGAAAGAAACTCTTTATAAAGATGAAGATCCGACTCAGGTTTATTACAAAGAAACGACTATGAGAGTCGTACAAGAGCAAAACCAATACAGCTTAGAAATTTATTTACCTGGGATTCCGAAAAACCAAGTTCAACTGAGTAAAAGTGGAGACGAATTAAACATTACGATTGGCAACCACCGTCGTAACTTAGTTTTACCGCAAGCCTTAGCAGCACTACAACCAGGAGGAGCAAAGATGGAAGACGACTATCTTAAAATTCGCTTTGCTGACAATATAAAAGTTTAA
- a CDS encoding peptidoglycan-binding protein: MLDLFISTYIIFVKQDTLNGSLVAKEPKSMAVSSPEVIRHILIGLGYLAPEIDPKPDLTKFAPWKRNNNSLTDDATEEAIKKFQKQYPQKLVVNGNADVETRNVMEETVIALQNRLKFHGFATNAEIPKNLPFYGPATYTAVKKFQKSQGLTENGIATIEQRQILQQPTLTNKPQSQPQIKLIDLLAQFKKNPQNPSYIAALNNLQQNLPKDVLHKVTNKWRGTNDQNPEIVKLTNVFIFYDDNNQNHRDALTHLQSQITPAISQAFLSLWNKK, translated from the coding sequence ATGTTAGATTTATTTATTTCTACTTACATAATTTTTGTCAAACAAGATACATTAAATGGTAGTTTAGTAGCAAAGGAACCAAAAAGTATGGCTGTTAGTAGCCCTGAAGTCATCCGTCATATATTGATTGGGCTGGGATATTTAGCTCCTGAAATAGATCCTAAGCCGGATCTGACTAAATTTGCTCCCTGGAAACGGAATAACAACTCCTTGACAGATGATGCTACCGAAGAAGCGATTAAAAAGTTTCAGAAACAGTACCCACAAAAACTTGTGGTAAATGGTAACGCTGATGTCGAGACTCGAAATGTAATGGAAGAAACAGTCATTGCACTTCAGAATAGATTGAAGTTTCACGGTTTTGCAACCAATGCCGAAATTCCAAAAAATTTGCCTTTTTATGGGCCAGCCACTTATACAGCAGTCAAGAAATTTCAGAAATCTCAGGGTTTAACTGAGAATGGCATTGCCACTATTGAACAGCGTCAAATTTTACAGCAACCTACTCTGACAAACAAGCCGCAGTCGCAGCCACAGATTAAGCTGATAGATTTATTGGCTCAATTCAAAAAGAATCCTCAAAATCCTTCTTACATCGCAGCCCTAAATAACTTACAACAAAATCTACCCAAAGACGTTTTGCACAAAGTTACTAACAAATGGAGGGGGACAAACGATCAAAATCCTGAGATTGTCAAGCTGACAAATGTGTTCATTTTTTATGATGACAACAATCAAAACCATCGTGATGCACTAACTCACTTACAAAGTCAGATCACCCCAGCTATCTCTCAAGCATTTTTAAGTCTCTGGAATAAAAAGTAA